The window ATCTGTTGTTTGTATGAATAAAGATGGCGATTTTGGAGCAGCAACTAATATAGATGATTTTTCATTTGTTGTAGCAACAGATAAACAGCCTTTAAAAGTTTTTAAATTAAACCGTTTTTTTTAATTAATATTAATTTGTTTTTTCTGGAGAGTTTTTTTATTTCATACTCTCTTTTCATTGCATCACTTTTATTTTTGAACTCTTCAAAATAAACAATTTCAACAGGTAAACGACTTCTCGTATACTTTGAACCTTTTCCAGAGTTATGAGTTTCTAACCTTTTTTTTAAATCATTTGTCCAACCT is drawn from Oceanotoga teriensis and contains these coding sequences:
- a CDS encoding GIY-YIG nuclease family protein, coding for MLCYTYILKCSDNSLYTGWTNDLKKRLETHNSGKGSKYTRSRLPVEIVYFEEFKNKSDAMKREYEIKKLSRKNKLILIKKNGLI